GTGAGGAGGAGGGGGTTCCCAGCACTGCTGTCAGAGAGATCTCCCTCCTCAAGGAGCTCCAGCACCCCAACGTTGTACGGTAAGAGACTGAGAGTTTTCATGACATCATTATGATAATCTACATAAAACAGAACCAAAACCCTTAAGTTGTACAACTTAGAATTACTTACTGCAAAAGATTGTtgatgaatatgtatatatagtgaCATTTCATCATTTTTTCTGCTTCATCATGAGTTTCGTTTTATCATTCATGATGAGTTCAACTTAACGCTTTATAAATCAAGTTGTCCTAATCAACAAAATGACTGCtgtgtatacactactgttcaaaaccttatgtcttttttttatggtAAGACGTCTCATATGCACACCAGGTGCTGCattcatttgttaaaatgtaGGAAAAACATTAGTATTGTGAGACTTACAATTGTTTCACAGCTagaaataacttttctattttactatattttaagatttaaatgtaacaaacagCTGCTTTGGAAAATGATGGTTTCCAGTTTCACTGCTGCTTTATGTATGGACTCAACTCTGTATTTTTCCTCTGTTCCCTTTTTACAGCCTGCTGGATGTATTGATGCAGGAGTCAAAGTTATACCTGGTGTTTGAGTTTCTGTCCATGGATCTGAAGAAGTATTTGGACTCCATCCCATCAGGCCAGTTCATGGAGCCCATGCTGGTTAAGGTGCATTAAATAGtgtacaatgttaaaacataCAACTTCAGTTTAgcttatttgattaataaatggtgcagaattttaaaatatttttcctttatttacgTCACatcgttttttattattattttaaaaagtcattatttaaatcttattttaaattcctttttttccaGCGTAGATCTTTGAAACCTTTGTAGTGATGTCTGCTTTCATAATACAGTATCgtttgaagggtttttttttgttatgaaattaATACACTTGTTCAGCAAAGATGCAATAAAATGATATCAAAGACTTTTATAACATTACAGAGTTTTgtttcaaatactgtatattttattttaaactttctattcatcaaagaaaaattgCATCACGgttttcacataaatattaagcggcacaactattttcaacattgataaaaataagaaatgtttcttgagtaccaaatcagcatattagaaagatttctaaagCATCATGTTACACTGACGACtgaaatgcaataatatttcacaatactaccgttttactgactttttacagttttactttggtaagcataagagactaattttaaaaatatttaaaagtctcACCAAtcttaaacttttaaatggtagtgtaaattcAACACTAGTCAGATAAGTTTTCATGCTTCAAAATCTATAAACTCTACTACTTTccctaatgttttgttttgatttatgtttgGATTGTACAGTAGGACCCAAGTATAGAGTCTGTCCCTGGAAGTAACTGTAACTGTCTGTGTGTGCGTCCTCTCTGTAGAGTTACCTGTATCAGATCCTTGAGGGGATTCTGTTCTGCCACTGTCGCAGGGTTCTGCATCGTGACCTAAAGCCCCAGAACCTGCTGATTGATAATAAAGGTGTGATTAAGCTGGCAGACTTTGGGCTGGCACGTGCCTTTGGAGTCCCAGTCAGAGTATACACACATGAGGTACATGACAGCAAATTCTCCTTTCTCAAAGAGTTCTGTAATCAATCAGGCTGGTGTGCTTATTCTCACTGTGTGATTGCAAAGGTGGTCACTCTGTGGTACAGAGCTCCAGAAGTCTTGCTGGGGGCCTCACGTTATTCCACACCTGTAGACGTCTGGAGTATTGGTACCATCTTTGCTGAACTTGCTACCAAGAAACCGCTCTTCCATGGAGACTCAGAAATAGACCAGCTCTTCAGGATCTTCAGGTATACAGACTTCTGGAACAACTTTGATATTGTTACATCCTAAGACTTTCACAGAATAATGTAAGTGTTAAATGGACAGTTAGGGCTGGGCTAATGCTAACAAAGTGAATTTATAGTGTATGTGCAGTTGTCAGCtggaaatgcattttattgtgaTGCTTGTAGTTGcatctttccatttaaaatcttAGGGTTGGCTTTCTACACAAGATAGTGCTTACAGTTGTCAGAAGGACagtattaaaggtttttttttttttttttttttttttttttttttttttttttttaaatgtattggtaTCACTTGACAATTCGatatctgtattattattattattattattattattattattattattattatatatatgtatatatattaccccatatatatattaaaataactgttttctatgtcaGTGTATCTTCTGTGATGGTAAATCTGAAATTACTCTAGtcatcaatgtcacatgatctttccgaaataattctaatttggtgatatgctgatttgaaatagaaatattttgtaacattataaatgttattctcacttttaaacaatataatgggtccttttttttttttcgaatttaAAACATATTCCGCATCagtcagaatattaataaaagtcatcCCAAGATAAAGTGTTCTGCTACAATAGTGTGAAAGATGCTACAACCAGCTACGTGCATACAAATGATTTTCTGTGCTTCATTTATAATTAGGACTCTAGGAACCCCTAACAATGAGGTCTGGCCAGATGTTGAGTCGCTGCCAGATTATAAGAATACCTTCCCAAAGTGGAAATCTGGGAATCTGGCCAACACTGTGAAAAACCTGGACAAGAACGGCATCGACCTGCTCATGGTAAAAGGGCTTCCTAACATGCTGATGTCCTACTTATCTGTTTGGGTTTGTCTCCCTTTCTCTCctcacatatttatttttgttgtctctTTTGTTTAGAAAATGCTGATTTATGACCCTCCTAAGCGGATCTCAGCACGGCAAGCAATGACACATCCATATTTTGACGATTTAGACAAAAGCACTCTTCCAGCCAGTAACCTCAAGATATAGACTTTTGATCTAAAGCAATGTAAGCTCAGTCTTTCAATAAgcaataatttttgttaatttgtttattggGTGGTTTTCTACTTTTGTGTTGTCTGTTTTTGTATGTCTTTTTCCTATCCTGTTTTATGTTAGATAAAACGCCCGTTTGTAAATAAAACGTATATTTTTTTGTGGACCTGAAGTGGCATATTACAAAAATAACTGTTCATAATAAAGAGCACTTTGTAGGATCCCATCATGGACTGATGTCTTCTGTTTTAGTGTACATTAATACATTGTATTATttctacatcacttgctcaccagtggatcctctgcagtgaatgggtgccaccagAATGAGGACAAAATCGCAAGTAATCGATAcgacagtccatcaattaacgtttTGTAAAGtggaaagctgtgtgtttgtaaaaagcaaatctatcattaaggcattttaactctAAACTCTCATTTCTGGACAAAAtactagtccataatccataataacacatcTTCAGGTAAATAATTCCACCCTCCATtttcctttcacatcaaaatccaatgTGTTTAGAACTGTTTCTGCTTGTATACCGTGCTTGATGTGAGCCTATTTCTCTCCTAAATGGCTTTTTCACTtgagaaagcagtattatggataaaggacttatattttagccagaagcaacatttttaagttaaaatgccttagTGGTGTATTTTCTTATCTCAAACATGCAGTttataagatgttaattgatggactggtgtctgacggcacccattcacttcagaggattaATTGGTGAGCAAGCAATGAGGAAAATtatgcttaattttttgttttgatgaagaaacaaactcttctataTCTTAATTGGATGACTTCAgggtgattttaattttttggtaaaatattcttttaatgtaaaaaaatgtatctgttcATGCATTTCATGGGGAATTGAACCCATAACCATGGTGCTAGTAGCACCATGTTgtacttttacaattttattgaaaaattgttttgatttaaatttgattgattgaatgtccataaaaattattttatagatgTGGAGGAAGTCCAAATTTTGTTATAAAAGGAGATTATAAAATCTGCTTTTGATATTGCTtagtattttatttctatatctattttttttttttttttttacttctccaCTATAGTTTTGTGAGTTAGATCTTTTAAGAAAATCTTGTTTTAATGTAATGAGCTCACTGTTTGATCCTCAGTAATGAATTAGTAATCTCCAGTGCAGTGAAAGGAAGCGTTAGGTTAGACAATAAACACTTGACCCTTTCATTCTCTTTTCAGCATGAAAGCATTCTCTTGCTTTCCATGTTTACCATAGTGTTTGCCAGAAAAATATAAAGGAAATGTCATCCAAGTCATCTGGTACTATTGCCTCATGATTTAATTTTCTTCTCCATGTCTACTCTGTAAACCATTAAATACTATTTCACTGCAGATCACATCATGTTTCATGtcatattaatgatattttttctgaaatagatcatttatttgtttaaacagtGAATGAGTTAgctgaatgaataagctttcTTTACACTCACTCCAAAGATATCTCTCCAAATGTGATTGCACAGCAAGCTCTAAATGACTTTGTGTACATAACCTATCCCTTTTTTGAATAACATAGGACACAAAAACGTCAAGAATAAAAAGAATTCTACACTATTTTAACTAATCAGTTTATTCTTCAAGTATAGACTGTACCATGTTAGGTAATAAAGCCTATTATCATATCTTAATATCAGTAATACTCTGAAACtgatgtatttgtatatttattttcatttaagtcAGTTTTACTAGTATTTGACTTTTCTAAGAGCTCTGCAATATAATGGCTTCACAAAGGGTGCTGTCATGAATATTCAAAAGGTTGAGTGCACACAGCAGGGCACACTACTGTAAACTGCCTTTTCGGTTTACAGCACAAGGAAACGCTTGTGCATTTCAAATTATTAACCCTGTAGGCAGTTTTTGAATAGAAATGCTAGtcttgttaaaggaatagttcacccaaaaatgaaaatttgctaaaaagattttttacctccaggccatccaagatgtagatgagtttgtttcctcgtcagaatagatttggagaaattaagcattccATCACTTGATCGGCAATGGATGCTCTAGTCTGCAGTGAAGGGTTAGAATTGAGAGTTCAACCTGCTGTTGAAATCAGCATCGTAATccaatcagctgtttggactcatttttacgacccattcactgcagaggatccatgtgtgagcaagtgatggaatgctaaatttctccaaatctgttcagatataagttttcagcaaatgttcagttttagatgaactattcctttaatgcagaGTACTTGcagaaatttaaaaatcaaagtaTGGTTTAAATTTGCATATGTAGTAGGTGAAAATGGCCCTGTTGTCCATTCAAATCTAACTTTTTTGTTGGTATcctgttttattcttttgtggCTATTTCCTGATTCCTCCACTggctaaaaatagaaaaggatctctgcttaaatgtttaatgaaataatgtgtattttcctGCTTTGGGAATGTGTGTATGTTTCAGGAACAGATGaggacagacacaaacactcaacCCTGTGTTTATACTTTGAAGACATGCAGGAAACTGAGAGATACTGTGTGAATGTAAAGTATGAAAGAAAACAGGATGTGGTGATATATACTGTAGCAATGAAAACCCAAAGGTCAGATAACTAGCAGATCATCCCACATACAAAAACATGGAGAATCCAGATACTGTAGGTAGAAACTAGACATTTATTTCAATAGGTTCACAAGTGGACATAACTACACATGCTGGTTTCAGCTGTGTTAATCTCTAGTTGAAACACATGGTCCTTTGAAAGGATATACTAGGAACTGCTGTAGATCAACTACAGATTCTCTCAATTTACAGGCCAATTACCTCAGCCTGTTCTCAGGTCAGAGTAACTCAAAGAGTCTGATTATCAGAGAGTCATGTATCTGAATGCACACTGCGAGTAATCATGCATGAGCAGACCCCTTTTTAACACATGTACACAGTAGATAAATGTGCATTTGCCTCCTACatttcataatacaaaaaaaaacaagagttctCTTACTGCTTTTGAGCCCGAAAATCTTGCTTCACAACAGTGTCTGGTATACAAACATtgtaaaccataaaaaataaaaaaagtttaataaaagtaatattttaaaataaaatgaatctacTATATTGGTCCTAGTTTGGTTGTACATAacacatacaaaatacatttctaaaactgTTGTAACCCATAAATGTGTCTTTAAGCAGTATAAGCCAGGGGTTTTCGATGCCACAgacccccaaatatgatcatCCTGATGTGAGGGCTCCCATCGTAAAATGTAAAAGctatatgtttttaacatataaataatattatgaaaatatgtaaaagtgttttttattatgttataaaataGCACTGTACTcttagatgtattatttatttatttaaatttatttttaaatcaatttattttaatcagttttttatttataaacttttccACTGACCccgtagaatttattttatttcagctagttgtcaaggcaacatttctcatttaaaactgaattaaaaatgaataactaactacacacacacacacacatatatatatatatatatatatatatatatatatatatatatacatattccaTAATGCACTATGAAACACCTATTGTAGttcttatgtttttttctgggtatatatttaataattaaaaaatgacaaaaacacaacaaaataaccaaaatgatagtaaatataaaaacagaaactaattaaaaatatcactTAATATTCTAAGAGTATCTCATTGATACTAGCACTCCCCTGCTGCCCCCTGGGAGTCTTCAGACCTCGGTTTCAAGCAAACCATCTGGCACAGTTGGACATACaatgaaatgcatttgttttaaagaagctaaattttcattttaaacatatttttttccctttcttcatACTGGGGGAGAGGtagatgatggtggtggtggtggtttaaAGTCTTGACAGATAACTATGATCCTGTAGAGGTTGAGGATGACCACTAGAAAGTTCTTAATAGCAAAAAAGACCAGCATCTGGTGGAACACATCAAAGTATATCATCACAATGAGACGTACCATGAGAAAGGGCCCGTCCTGGATAAACAAACTCTCCACGATATTCCAAATATCTGTACTGTGTCTAAAAAAGACCAAGTTACAACAGCCGTTTCCACCCTCAGGCTCATCTGAGTTCTGTGGCCGGGATGTCACAACTGTTACAcatgaaagagagaaataaagcaacacaaacacataGATATGAATATTATAACTCCAATCCAAACAAAACCAATTTGCATGTTACACTAGCAAGTTTAgacaaacttttgttttttgttcttgcaGAAAATTAGTTTTGGATCATGTTTTAATTGTTTCAATAAAAggttaatttgtaaaaatgtttgtttttaattgaagttgaagttgaaggGTTTACTGGAGTTTAAATAGCGGTGCTCTCTTCAGTTTTGGCAGAGGGCCACTATGACTGTTTTTCGGACTGCAGAGCACTTTGCTCCAAAAACTACAGGAAATCAACGACTCTAAATGTTTATGCCAATCTATTTGTTCTTTGAATGGATGAttcttttgtgttgtgttttgtgttagtaatattattttatttggttttttttttatagaaaacaaaactaaagagttgtattttattaaactttgtatATCATTTTACTATTGAAGCTAGTTATTTtgccaaaatcaaaaaataaaacagcttccATAGTTTACAGATCAGTGAGCACTGAGCAGGCTAAATTTGCAGAAGTGAAATCAGTTGAACTTACAGCAAATGGTTGAAAAGATCCAAAAAATCCACCCCTCTCCTCTTCCTATGGGGTTtggtaatatttaaatacatgcagcTGCCAAAGCGCTCATTCCTCAAAGGGAAACATGCATAAAGCATAAcgcaacaaaaacacatgctgttGTTCTACAAGTGACTAAAGCACTGTTACACTACACTGAGTTGCTTCCAAAACCGCAAGTCTATGTGAGCTCCAAGGGTAAGAAAAATACTTTTGATGGAGCAGGATGAAACATTTACGATATCTGAGCATCAAACTGAAATTTCACAGAACAGCAGCGTCCTCCTTTAGTCACTTAAGGGATCCTGAGCTATTTTATAGGTCATGTTGCTGCTTTTCAAAGCAACATCTTGGACGTTTGATGGTGAgatgttaaaaaaatgcaaacaggtgATCACAAACCTGCCAGGTGAAGAGGAAACTGCAACATACTCCATGTCCACACTGCCAAGATTACATACACCAGCTGATGGTTGTTCTCCCTATAACACACAGTGAGGAAAGTGTTATGCAGATTTGCATCAAATAATGCATTAGCATTTATATATGAGTCTTTATGAATTTGAAAATCAAGAGGGTATAATGGCTGGCATAACGGAGCAGATTCTTAGACACATTCTCATGTCTTTTTTCACCAGCCGACACAAACAATCAACTCTGAATATCTGAAGGCCCATTCACAGGAAAGGGGCCATTTGTGTTCACGTGACTACTGATATCACTGACAGGAAAAAACAGAGATCCTGAATGTATtaacaatatgtgaccctggaccacaaaaccagtcttaagtcgcttgggtatatttttaacaatagccaaaaaaacattgtatgggtcaaaattatcgttttttcttttatgccaaaaatcattaggataagtaaagatcatgttctatgaagatattttgtagatatatcaaaacttaattttttattagtaatatgcattgataacaacttaatttggacaactttaaagacgattttctcagtatttagatttttatgtaccagattccagattttcaaatagttgtatctctgccaaatattgtcatttcctaacaaacatacataaatggaaagcATATGTATTAAGCTTacagataatgtataaatctcattttcgagaaattgaccctttttgtcgtccagggtcacatatatgattgattcaactgtattttattttgaaatgcaaaaaaagaaaaataaagaatagaaaaaactgtaatttcatATTTGCATGTCACCATTTATTACGTTTTAGtggatgaaatataaataaatgaaataaaaataaaaacgtctGACTTTTTAAATACATCCTTAgtctttttctaaaatgttttaggGATTTTCTGAGAAAATGCCCAGTTTCTCTTTGTCCCTCATAAATATGCCatacaaaaatattgaataatgtgGTGTGGTGTGATGATATTTCCTTTGCCAGTAACATTAACCTCACATTTTGAATGTAACGGTTGACATTTAATGGCACAAAACACAATTTGAAAGAGAAATGTCATtggtttttagtatttattattatgtgaaaTTTATTGTGAGTGATGTATAAGAATTATGATTTACTGAATGTCTAGCATTAACAAcgtttcaaataaaacaattactaatAGCTGATCTTTACAGGTACAAAAGGCACCTGACAATGGACCGAAAAATACTCAAATCCATTAATACAGCACTATATTTCTGAAATAcacaacattcattttaataactttttaaataaatgttatgaagtaatttattcctgtgatggcaaagttgaatttttagcagccattacgccagtcttcagtgtcacatgatcatttcaatatgctgatttgctgctcaagaaacatttcttattattatcaaaacatttctgtgaaaactgtgatacatttttatgataattatttgaaatatttgtaacattataaatgtcttaatctgtcacttttgatccattttatatgtccttgctgaataaaactataaatttcttttaaataaaaaaacttttgaacagtagtgtacatcaaCAATAGCATATGAACTGGCATTTACTCAAGCTTTTATTTACTGAATGAGAACAGGAAGTACCCACTTGACATCAGAGAGTGTTTCACTGGTAAATTCAAGAATGTCTGCCGCCGTGCCAACAAAGATGAGTAAAAGCTGAGACAGCTCATCACGCGTCACTCCTCCTAATGGGAGGAGCCACTTTCCAATGATGAGAAGAATAAGCAGAACCTGATGAAGACCAAGGATCCAGTCATTCGGACACACCGAGGTGAGCATGCGCTCCAAGTGctgaaaaacacaatattatacaGACAGCTATTTATAAATTGCTGAACACATCACACCACTGACAAGAAATAGGAAAAGTCTCTTTATTCCCTAGAAAGATGATTTGAGGTTCACAATGGCAAGAATAATTTTATGTACCACAAGAATTCAGCACTTTTGCATGTTTTCACGCTGCCCTGTTATGAGTGAACTGCAAgtttactttggataaaagcatcaaaaTGGGCAAATTTGCAAGTGAAAGAGAAGGAAAACAAGCTAAGATCAAGTTTTCCTGTTTTCTACCCACAGGAAGCGGGAAATAAGGTCTAAAAATAATAACTCATCACAGGAATAGaggcagtaaaaaaaaagcagtataatAAAGATTTCTTGCTAGAACCTTTAAACGCAATGAGTGTCAACTTGCATCTTGGACATTCTCCATGAAACATAACAATGACAACGTTTCAAAGAACCCCCACCAAAACCAGAGCAGAGTGTGATGGGATGGCTGGGTGTACTAGCAAAATATAATGGATATATCATGATTTTCTTCAGTTTAAATCTGaagtaatgtaatattttattaatcctAGAGAAAGTCAGAGGAAACAAAAGGCAAGACAAAAGGCTCAATTTCCCATGCTGCATACTGCATTATGAGGAAAATTGTCTGTGTTGTGGAGCACAGGAAATGAATGACATCACAaatttgtgcatatatatatatagcagatgCATCGCAATCAGAGCATTAGTCACTTTTGTACAGCAAAGCACTGATCcacaaatgaaaaacttaaatataaacaaataaacattacatttcaagATTACCTTTAGTGTTTCGTTACCCATAGTGCCGTTTAAAGGCAATATACTTTTGACATTGTCCCAAGAGTCCAGTTTCTTACACTGCCAGacacaaaaaaaagcacagagaATAATTTATTGAGTGGAAAGACAGTGAGAAGGAATATCAGGTTATATATGAGCATAACAGGTCTATACTgacttcacaaaaacacaaagaaaaaagaaagaaaaactcttagatctttgagttcagctcatgaaaaatgggtgcaaaaacaaaaatgttgcgtttataattttgttcagtgtagaatAATACCTGAGGGTCACTGGCTTTGTTCTCCTGATGATGTAACTCTAGAATCCATATGGATGGAATAATGCTGATGAGGAAGAGCAGGATGGCTGGAGAAAACCTGAAAGAGGACAGAAGATGGTTACATCATtttacagaacacacacaaattcacacacTGAACAATTActgagattattttattttttgtatgtt
The sequence above is drawn from the Cyprinus carpio isolate SPL01 chromosome A17, ASM1834038v1, whole genome shotgun sequence genome and encodes:
- the LOC109107872 gene encoding transmembrane protein 26-like is translated as MILVKFVCAIITRSLFILVSLIGVWRVKTVKNDNMYWLLTILYLPLVVEMIITLKRRKGKDYKWFSPAILLFLISIIPSIWILELHHQENKASDPQCKKLDSWDNVKSILPLNGTMGNETLKHLERMLTSVCPNDWILGLHQVLLILLIIGKWLLPLGGVTRDELSQLLLIFVGTAADILEFTSETLSDVKENNHQLVYVILAVWTWSMLQFPLHLAVVTSRPQNSDEPEGGNGCCNLVFFRHSTDIWNIVESLFIQDGPFLMVRLIVMIYFDVFHQMLVFFAIKNFLVVILNLYRIIVICQDFKPPPPPSSTSPPV
- the LOC109107870 gene encoding cyclin-dependent kinase 1 encodes the protein MDDYLKIEKIGEGTYGVVYKGRNKTTGQVVAMKKIRLESEEEGVPSTAVREISLLKELQHPNVVRLLDVLMQESKLYLVFEFLSMDLKKYLDSIPSGQFMEPMLVKSYLYQILEGILFCHCRRVLHRDLKPQNLLIDNKGVIKLADFGLARAFGVPVRVYTHEVVTLWYRAPEVLLGASRYSTPVDVWSIGTIFAELATKKPLFHGDSEIDQLFRIFRTLGTPNNEVWPDVESLPDYKNTFPKWKSGNLANTVKNLDKNGIDLLMKMLIYDPPKRISARQAMTHPYFDDLDKSTLPASNLKI